From the genome of Papaver somniferum cultivar HN1 chromosome 2, ASM357369v1, whole genome shotgun sequence, one region includes:
- the LOC113351609 gene encoding F-box protein At3g07870-like → MGLQIILTGLLFSGKQTKPLQEPYISDGNDDNTPVNTIERKLLTGNILGTSNGLIKNLNVDITAKVLSHIPIECVSLGRAVCKLWRILLKKPKTGFLLAVSEIGRHSEEIQIFYVYNEEVSIHDEPISHKTLAKIDLGLGLSRDIPVQLIKNGPFNPVIYGSCNGLVCFPVQNDETKSLFYICNPMTGEYVYLPEMDFGEISRPEVLGGFGYCQSTNEYKVVQVTYEYNQFEQLGRVQVYTLGSGSGWRNKGEIHYTSKERLVFANEALYWLEHIEDDWNLRTFHLADETFGTVPMPPCHDVVRGYRELVSLNGCLCAYHVTVERCSEQEDDAYYRKEDKRMDMWILKKVQKNKKNGVEQGDVVIVGSGDDDLLLLLKDEDGHKDVTVKKNRYRSITEASVTVLSEELQKAVKEFEEA, encoded by the exons atGGTAACGATGATAATACGCCTGTTAATACTATTGAAAGAAAGTTACTCACAGGGAACATTCTTGGAACCAGCAATGGGTTAATCAAGAATCTCAATGTAGATATAACAGCAAAGGTACTTTCTCATATCCCTATCGAGTGTGTCTCGCTGGGCAGAGCAGTGTGCAAACTTTGGAGAATCCTCTTGAAAAAGCCAAAGACGGGTTTCCTTCTAGCAGTTTCGGAAATCGGAAGACACTCTGAAGAAATCCAGATCTTCTACGTATACAACGAGGAGGTAAGTATTCATGATGAACCGATTTCTCACAAGACACTTGCAAAGATAGACCTTGGGTTAGGTCTATCCCGAGATATCCCTGTTCAGCTGATAAAAAATGGACCTTTTAATCCTGTCATATATGGTTCCTGCAATGGTTTAGTGTGCTTTCCTGTTCAAAATGATGAAACGAAGTCTCTTTTCTACATATGCAATCCAATGACAGGAGAATATGTTTATCTTCCGGAGATGGATTTTGGTGAAATATCGAGACCTGAGGTGCTCGGTGGATTTGGTTATTGTCAATCTActaatgagtacaaggttgttcaAGTTACCTATGAGTACAACCAATTCGAGCAGTTGGGAAGGGTTCAGGTATACACACTTGGTAGTGGCAGCGGGTGGAGAAACAAAGGGGAAATACATTACACTAGTAAAGAAAGATTGGTTTTTGCAAACGAGGCACTTTATTGGCTAGAGCATATTGAAGATGACTGGAACCTCAGAACTTTTCATTTAGCAGATGAGACGTTTGGTACCGTCCCAATGCCACCTTGTCATGATGTTGTCCGCGGTTACAGAGAACTTGTGTCCTTAAATGGTTGTTTATGTGCTTATCATGTTACAGTTGAAAGGTGTTCTGAACAAGAGGACGATGCTTATTATCGTAAGGAAGATAAACGCATGGATATGTGGATATTAAAGAAAGTGCAGAAAAACAAGAAGAAT GGAGTTGAGCAAGGTGATGTTGTCATTGTTGGCAGTGGCGATGATGATCTGCTGCTATTGTTAAAAGATGAAGATGGTCACAAG GATGTCACAGTTAAGAAGAATCGTTACAGAAGCATAACAGAAGCAAGTGTGACAGTTCTGTCAGAGGAGTTGCAAAAAGCTGTTAAAGAGTTTGAAGAAGCTTAA